One Streptomyces sp. RerS4 DNA segment encodes these proteins:
- a CDS encoding DinB family protein: MESIRRTAPVLVGDERAVLTSLLDRQRDTLRMKCAGLTAEELRRAATPPSGLTLLGLVRHLAEVERGWFRNVLGGEDVRGHFPKNEAGEWTEFHVEDADPDEAFALWADSCARSRAIVEAAESLDVQGSSGDERYSLRYVLAHMIEEYARHNGHADLLREAIDGATGE, from the coding sequence ATGGAATCGATACGACGCACCGCGCCCGTCCTCGTCGGCGACGAACGGGCCGTCCTCACCAGCCTCCTGGACCGGCAACGCGACACCCTGCGGATGAAGTGCGCCGGGCTGACGGCCGAGGAACTGCGGCGCGCGGCCACCCCGCCGTCCGGGCTGACCCTGCTCGGGTTGGTCCGGCACCTGGCCGAGGTCGAGCGGGGCTGGTTCCGCAACGTCCTGGGCGGCGAGGACGTCCGGGGACACTTCCCGAAGAACGAGGCCGGGGAGTGGACGGAGTTCCACGTCGAGGACGCGGACCCGGACGAGGCCTTCGCCCTCTGGGCCGACAGCTGCGCGCGCTCGCGGGCGATCGTCGAGGCCGCCGAGTCCCTCGACGTCCAGGGCTCCTCCGGGGACGAGCGCTACTCCCTGCGCTACGTACTGGCCCACATGATCGAGGAATACGCCCGCCACAACGGGCACGCCGACCTGTTGCGCGAGGCGATCGACGGGGCGACGGGCGAGTGA
- a CDS encoding DUF4287 domain-containing protein, translating to MSEPVKGPASYFPSIEKKYGRPIAEWQDLIRASALGRHMELVAWLKTEHGLGHGHANALVKHTLSEG from the coding sequence ATGAGCGAGCCGGTGAAGGGCCCCGCGAGCTACTTCCCTTCCATCGAGAAGAAGTACGGCCGTCCGATCGCGGAGTGGCAGGACCTGATCCGTGCCTCCGCGCTGGGCCGGCACATGGAGCTGGTCGCCTGGCTCAAGACCGAGCACGGCCTCGGGCACGGCCACGCCAACGCGCTGGTCAAACACACGCTGTCGGAGGGGTAG
- a CDS encoding FAD-dependent monooxygenase: MMRAQVVVVGGGPVGMLVAAELAGYGVDTVVLEARGRVSERPKATTLHARAVQSLARRGHLPERAGRAGGSADFHFGGVPGLVITAPGTEPEPILKCPQAELERLFEARARAAGARVLREHRVSAIAEDGDGVRIEARGPHGPVTCFASYLVGADGARGTVRRQAGIEADSAPPTVYALTGIARLRDPDALEPGWRRTPRGWTVSKRTPDGYTHIRTLDCAGAYQDRDREPTPEEFRREVSRIAGRDIEMDETRWISRFSDFTRLARTFREGRVLLVGDAAHVHFPIGGQGLSTGVLDALNLGWKLALTVRGAAGEDLLDTYDRERRPAAREVVDNTRAQLALMRPGTDVDALRAVVADLVAADRATGRLADMISAQGTVLPPLGVGATREPSPWEGRFLTNTPLTTAEGGTDVIALLREGRPLLLLLGEKGRRHEARARPWGDTVRVVHALETPEVPCEALLVRPDGYVAWAAGEDGGLGEALSWCFPRKRAVDVGS, encoded by the coding sequence ATGATGCGGGCTCAGGTGGTGGTCGTCGGCGGGGGGCCGGTCGGCATGTTGGTCGCGGCCGAGTTGGCCGGGTACGGGGTCGACACGGTGGTGCTGGAGGCGCGGGGCCGGGTCTCCGAGCGGCCCAAGGCGACCACGCTGCACGCCAGGGCGGTGCAGAGCCTGGCCCGGCGGGGGCATCTGCCCGAGCGGGCGGGGCGTGCCGGAGGGTCCGCGGACTTCCACTTCGGGGGTGTCCCCGGACTCGTCATCACCGCGCCGGGAACCGAACCGGAACCGATCCTGAAGTGCCCGCAGGCGGAGCTGGAGCGTTTGTTCGAGGCGCGGGCACGGGCGGCGGGCGCGCGTGTGCTGCGCGAGCACCGGGTGAGCGCGATCGCCGAGGACGGGGACGGCGTGCGGATCGAGGCGCGGGGCCCGCACGGGCCGGTGACGTGCTTCGCCTCCTACCTCGTCGGCGCCGACGGAGCCCGCGGTACGGTCCGCCGGCAGGCGGGCATCGAGGCCGACAGCGCGCCGCCCACGGTGTACGCGCTCACGGGCATCGCGAGGCTGCGCGATCCGGACGCGCTGGAGCCGGGCTGGCGGCGTACGCCGCGCGGTTGGACCGTCTCCAAGCGCACGCCCGACGGCTACACCCACATCCGTACGCTCGACTGCGCGGGCGCGTACCAGGACCGGGACCGGGAGCCCACGCCGGAGGAGTTCCGCCGCGAGGTGTCCCGGATCGCCGGCCGTGACATCGAGATGGACGAGACGCGCTGGATCAGCAGGTTCAGCGACTTCACCCGGCTCGCCCGGACCTTCCGCGAGGGGCGCGTCCTGCTCGTCGGGGACGCGGCGCACGTCCACTTCCCCATCGGCGGCCAGGGCCTGAGTACGGGAGTGCTGGACGCGCTCAACCTCGGGTGGAAGCTGGCGCTCACGGTGCGCGGCGCGGCGGGCGAGGACCTGCTCGACACCTACGACCGGGAGCGGCGGCCGGCGGCCCGCGAGGTCGTCGACAACACGCGCGCCCAACTCGCCCTGATGCGGCCCGGGACGGACGTCGACGCGCTGCGCGCCGTGGTCGCCGACCTGGTCGCGGCGGACCGGGCCACCGGACGGCTGGCCGACATGATCAGCGCGCAGGGAACGGTGCTGCCCCCGCTGGGGGTGGGGGCCACGCGGGAGCCGTCGCCGTGGGAGGGGCGGTTCCTGACGAACACCCCGCTCACCACGGCGGAGGGCGGCACCGATGTGATCGCCCTGTTGCGGGAGGGGCGGCCGTTGTTGCTGCTGCTCGGCGAGAAGGGCCGTCGCCACGAGGCGCGGGCGCGGCCCTGGGGCGACACCGTGCGCGTGGTCCACGCCCTGGAGACGCCCGAGGTGCCGTGCGAGGCCCTGCTGGTGCGGCCGGACGGCTACGTGGCCTGGGCGGCGGGGGAAGACGGCGGGCTCGGGGAGGCGCTGTCGTGGTGCTTCCCGCGGAAGAGGGCGGTGGACGTCGGGTCCTGA
- a CDS encoding epoxide hydrolase family protein, with protein sequence MDDQRVAAGLEPFRIDVPQRELDDLDARLRRVRWPDGLDGVGWSYGIPLAEMRELVRHWREEYDWRAAEARLNRWPQYTTVIDGARVHFAYLRSPEPDATPLLMTHGWPGSFVEFQRVAGPLTDPRAHGGDPADAFHLVLPSIPGFTLSGPTTEPGWEFKRVARAFGVLMERLGHASYGVQGGDWGAAISRELGRLRPGNVIGVHLNLLPGGGATAEPREAELAALSPAERERTRASWERYRVWARERQGYADIQATRPQTLAYGLNDSPVGLLAWIGEKFAEWSDPRCPIDREQMLTNVMLYWLTGTVGSAARIYYERAHADYHGQPPEVSTTPTALADFPRDNFIPLRHVAARTDAIVRWTSYDRGGHFPAMEVPELLVGDVRAFFRELRGVSGGRG encoded by the coding sequence ATGGATGATCAACGTGTGGCCGCCGGCCTGGAGCCGTTTCGGATCGACGTGCCGCAGCGCGAGCTCGACGATCTCGACGCGCGGCTGCGGCGCGTGCGCTGGCCCGACGGGCTCGACGGCGTCGGCTGGTCGTACGGGATCCCGCTCGCCGAGATGCGCGAACTCGTACGCCACTGGCGCGAGGAGTACGACTGGCGGGCCGCCGAGGCCCGGCTGAACCGCTGGCCGCAGTACACCACCGTCATCGACGGGGCGCGGGTCCACTTCGCGTACCTGCGCTCGCCCGAGCCGGATGCCACGCCGCTGCTGATGACGCACGGCTGGCCGGGGTCGTTCGTGGAGTTCCAGCGGGTCGCCGGCCCGCTGACGGACCCCCGCGCCCACGGCGGTGATCCCGCCGACGCCTTCCACCTGGTGCTGCCGAGCATCCCCGGCTTCACCCTGTCCGGGCCGACGACCGAGCCCGGCTGGGAGTTCAAGCGGGTCGCCCGCGCGTTCGGCGTGCTGATGGAGCGGCTCGGGCACGCCTCGTACGGGGTCCAGGGCGGCGACTGGGGCGCGGCGATCTCGCGCGAGCTGGGCCGGCTGCGGCCGGGCAACGTGATCGGCGTCCACCTGAACCTGTTGCCCGGGGGCGGGGCGACGGCCGAGCCCCGGGAAGCCGAACTGGCCGCGCTGAGCCCCGCCGAGCGGGAGCGCACGCGCGCGTCCTGGGAGCGGTATCGCGTCTGGGCGCGCGAGCGGCAGGGCTACGCCGACATCCAGGCGACCCGGCCGCAGACCCTCGCGTACGGGTTGAACGATTCGCCGGTCGGGCTGCTCGCGTGGATCGGGGAGAAGTTCGCCGAGTGGAGCGATCCGCGGTGCCCGATCGACCGGGAGCAGATGCTGACGAACGTGATGCTGTACTGGCTGACGGGGACGGTGGGATCGGCGGCCCGGATCTACTACGAGCGCGCGCACGCCGACTACCACGGGCAGCCGCCCGAGGTGTCGACCACCCCGACGGCGCTCGCCGATTTCCCCCGGGACAACTTCATCCCGCTGCGGCACGTGGCCGCGCGGACCGACGCGATCGTGCGCTGGACCTCGTACGACCGGGGCGGGCACTTCCCCGCCATGGAGGTGCCGGAGCTGCTGGTGGGAGACGTACGGGCCTTCTTTCGGGAGCTGAGGGGCGTGTCGGGCGGGCGCGGGTGA
- a CDS encoding FBP domain-containing protein: MEPLNEKQIRSSFVNCTKGEAARLRLPLDFAELPWPDLDFLGWVDPGAPLRAHLVLPRPDGPLGISLRVPAVGRTSAVKSSLCQICLTGHASSGVTLLAAPLAGVRGREGNTVGTYICADLACSLYVRGKRQPKLRTARYEESLTLDERLARMWDNLDSFAAKITTV, translated from the coding sequence GTGGAACCGCTCAACGAGAAACAGATCCGCTCATCCTTCGTGAACTGCACCAAGGGCGAGGCGGCCCGCCTGCGACTGCCGCTCGACTTCGCCGAACTGCCCTGGCCGGACCTCGACTTCCTGGGCTGGGTCGATCCCGGCGCCCCGCTGCGGGCCCACCTCGTCCTGCCCCGCCCCGACGGCCCCCTCGGCATCTCGCTGCGCGTCCCCGCCGTCGGCCGCACCAGCGCGGTGAAGTCCAGCCTGTGCCAGATCTGCCTGACCGGGCACGCCTCCTCCGGCGTCACCCTGCTCGCCGCGCCCCTGGCGGGCGTGCGCGGCCGCGAGGGCAACACGGTCGGCACGTACATCTGCGCCGACCTCGCCTGCTCCCTCTACGTGCGCGGCAAGCGGCAGCCCAAGCTGCGCACCGCCCGCTACGAGGAGTCCCTCACCCTGGACGAGCGCCTCGCACGCATGTGGGACAACCTGGACTCCTTCGCGGCGAAGATCACCACGGTCTGA
- a CDS encoding flavoprotein, whose protein sequence is MTRTLYLFCSAAPPVFDVAHVIEDAQSRGWDVCLGLTPTAAQWVSGSLDGLAALTGNPVRWQYKMPGEPDVWPAADALLFAPATFNTVNAWALGLTDRFTVGVAAEALGKGTPVVAMPCTNAALAAHPQFEQSLTVLRGAGAELLYGEGGFVPGPAGPDTPAHFPWQLALNAVDRTAVPQT, encoded by the coding sequence ATGACGAGGACTCTCTACCTGTTCTGCTCCGCCGCCCCGCCCGTCTTCGACGTGGCCCACGTGATCGAGGACGCCCAGTCGCGCGGCTGGGACGTCTGCCTCGGCCTGACCCCGACGGCGGCGCAGTGGGTCTCGGGGAGCCTCGACGGGCTCGCCGCCCTCACCGGCAACCCGGTGCGGTGGCAGTACAAGATGCCCGGTGAGCCCGACGTGTGGCCGGCCGCGGACGCGCTGCTCTTCGCCCCGGCCACCTTCAACACCGTCAACGCCTGGGCGCTCGGCCTCACCGACCGCTTCACCGTCGGCGTGGCCGCCGAGGCCCTCGGCAAGGGCACCCCGGTGGTCGCGATGCCGTGCACGAACGCCGCGCTCGCCGCGCACCCGCAGTTCGAGCAATCCCTGACGGTCCTGCGCGGCGCCGGCGCCGAACTCCTCTACGGCGAGGGCGGCTTCGTCCCCGGCCCGGCCGGCCCGGACACCCCGGCGCACTTCCCCTGGCAGCTCGCCCTGAACGCGGTGGACCGTACGGCCGTCCCTCAGACCTGA
- a CDS encoding ScbR family autoregulator-binding transcription factor: MAEQVRAIRTRGAILSAAAKIFEERGYQAATISEILTTAGVTKGALYFHFQSKEDLAQGVLSAQDQSLVLPERPSKVQEIVDIVMLHTYRLQTDAMVRAAVRLTMDQRAHGLDRSGPFRSWAVPVLDRLERAQAQGELLPHVLPHETADVIVGSYAGIQSMSQALTDYQDLVARVTALLRHLLPSIVVPSVLASLQLAESRAFDLFEEASSALYARETSGAFG, encoded by the coding sequence ATGGCTGAGCAGGTCCGAGCCATCCGTACGCGCGGGGCGATCCTGTCCGCGGCGGCAAAGATCTTCGAGGAGCGGGGCTATCAAGCCGCCACCATCTCCGAGATCCTCACCACGGCAGGGGTGACCAAGGGAGCCCTGTACTTCCACTTCCAGTCCAAGGAAGACCTGGCCCAGGGGGTCCTCAGCGCCCAGGACCAGAGCCTCGTTCTCCCGGAGCGGCCGTCCAAGGTGCAGGAGATCGTGGACATCGTCATGCTCCACACCTACCGCCTGCAGACGGACGCGATGGTCCGTGCGGCGGTCCGGCTGACCATGGACCAGCGGGCGCACGGACTCGACCGCAGCGGCCCGTTCCGCAGCTGGGCGGTCCCCGTCCTGGACCGTCTCGAACGGGCGCAGGCGCAGGGCGAGTTGCTCCCCCACGTGCTCCCGCACGAGACCGCCGACGTCATCGTGGGCTCCTACGCGGGCATCCAGTCGATGTCGCAGGCCCTCACCGACTACCAGGATCTCGTGGCCCGGGTCACCGCCCTCCTGCGTCACCTGCTGCCGAGCATCGTGGTTCCCTCGGTCCTCGCCTCCCTCCAGCTCGCCGAGTCCCGAGCCTTCGACCTCTTCGAGGAGGCCTCGTCGGCCCTCTACGCCCGGGAGACGTCCGGCGCCTTCGGCTGA
- a CDS encoding GNAT family N-acetyltransferase, translated as MIDSTPRLVPVTPENVDALCALRTHPHQEHLVSPVVKSLAEAYAHGATAWPRAVVDGDEVVGFVMAFLDIVWNPAVDPEGRRSGLWRLTISADHQGKGYGRFAVRGVLDELRRRGTTKAYVTFHPGEGTPEPFYLGLGFRLTDELSGDQRVAVLDLDDGDLDRDLDLD; from the coding sequence ATGATCGACTCAACCCCCCGTCTGGTCCCGGTGACCCCGGAGAACGTCGACGCGCTGTGCGCCCTGCGGACACACCCGCATCAGGAGCACCTCGTATCGCCCGTCGTGAAGTCGCTCGCCGAGGCCTACGCCCACGGCGCGACCGCCTGGCCACGCGCCGTCGTGGACGGCGACGAGGTGGTCGGCTTCGTCATGGCCTTCCTCGACATCGTCTGGAACCCGGCCGTCGACCCGGAAGGCCGCCGCTCCGGCCTGTGGCGCCTCACCATCTCCGCCGACCACCAGGGAAAGGGCTACGGCCGGTTCGCCGTACGGGGCGTCCTGGACGAACTGCGCCGGCGCGGCACGACGAAGGCCTACGTCACCTTCCACCCGGGCGAGGGCACCCCCGAACCCTTCTACCTCGGGCTGGGCTTCCGCCTCACCGACGAACTCAGCGGCGACCAGCGCGTCGCCGTCCTCGACCTCGACGACGGCGACCTCGACCGCGACCTCGACCTCGATTAG
- a CDS encoding AfsR/SARP family transcriptional regulator — translation MRIQVLGPLSAEVDGRSIVPTAGKPRQILALLALHPGRVVPVPTLMEEIWGTDLPHSAHTTLQTYILQLRRRLGTAMGPGSPQAAKEVLATRHGGYLLQVLPEAVDVNRYQTLVTRGQSAFEEGDDQAAAGLLREALALWQGRALVDVRVGPILEIEVMRLEESRLGTVERRIDVDLRLGRHSELLAELTELTARHRQHEGLHSQLMVALYRSGRQAGALDVYRRLRNRLIGELGVEPSPQLRRLHQAMLTVDPALDVVAGPRRGSTFDLYAA, via the coding sequence GTGAGGATTCAGGTTCTGGGTCCGTTGAGTGCCGAGGTGGACGGTCGCTCGATCGTGCCGACGGCGGGCAAGCCGCGGCAGATCCTGGCTCTGCTCGCACTGCACCCGGGGCGGGTGGTCCCGGTGCCCACCCTCATGGAGGAGATCTGGGGGACCGACCTGCCCCACAGCGCGCACACCACCCTGCAGACGTACATCCTCCAGCTGCGCCGCCGGCTCGGCACGGCCATGGGACCGGGCAGCCCGCAGGCCGCGAAGGAGGTGCTCGCGACCCGGCACGGCGGATACCTGTTGCAGGTGCTGCCCGAGGCCGTCGACGTCAACCGGTACCAGACCCTCGTGACCCGGGGCCAGAGCGCCTTCGAGGAGGGCGACGACCAGGCCGCGGCGGGTTTGCTGCGGGAGGCGCTCGCGCTGTGGCAGGGGCGCGCGCTGGTCGACGTACGGGTCGGGCCGATCCTGGAGATCGAGGTCATGCGGCTGGAGGAGAGCCGGCTGGGCACGGTGGAACGGCGCATCGACGTGGACCTGCGGCTGGGTCGGCACAGTGAACTGCTGGCAGAGCTCACGGAGTTGACGGCTCGTCATCGGCAGCACGAGGGGCTGCACTCCCAGCTGATGGTGGCGCTGTACCGGTCCGGCCGGCAGGCGGGCGCGCTCGACGTCTACCGGCGGCTGCGCAACCGGCTGATCGGCGAGCTGGGTGTCGAGCCGTCGCCCCAGTTGCGGCGGCTGCATCAGGCGATGCTGACGGTGGACCCGGCCCTGGACGTCGTCGCCGGACCCCGGCGGGGATCCACGTTCGACCTGTACGCGGCCTGA